GATCCCTCCGGCTTCTCCGATCCTGGCGCGCAGCGCCGCCATCAACCCCAAGCCGCTCGCGCTGTCGCTGGTCTTCATCGTGCTGGGCGCCTGGTACCTGGCGCAGGCCGCCAGCTGGCGCCAGTCGGCCTTGTTCGTGGTCGGCGCGCTGCTCGGGCTCGCGCTCTACCATGCGGCCTTCGGCTTCACGTCGGCGTGGCGGGTCTTTATCGCGGACGGGCGCGGCGCCGGGTTGCGCGCGCAGATGCTGATGCTGGCGGTGGGGGTGGCGCTGTTCTTTCCGGCGCTGGCGGTGGGCTCGCTGTTCGGGACCCCGGTCAGTGGGCTGGTCTCGCCTGCCGGCACCTCGGTGATCGTGGGCGCCTTTATCTTCGGCATCGGCATGCAGCTTGGCGGCGGCTGCGCTTCGGGCACGCTGTACACGGTCGGCGGCGGCAGCACGCGCATGATCGTCACGCTGATCTTCTTTATCGTCGGGTCGGTGATCGGCACCGCCTACATGCCGTTCTGGACCTCGTTGCCGCAGCTGGCGCCGATCTCGATGGTGAGCTCGCTGGGACTGGCGCCAGCGCTGGCGCTGAACTGGGGCATCTTCGCGCTGATCGCGGTCGTCACCATCGTGGTCGAAAAACGCCGCCACGGGCAACTGGTCGCCGCGCACGTGCAGCCGCCGCATGCGTCGCCGTGGCTGCACGGCCCGTGGCCGCTGGCGGCCGGCGCGCTGGCGCTGGTGCTGCTTAATTTCGCGACGCTGGCGCTGTCGGGCAAGCCCTGGGGTGTCACCTCGGCATTCGCGCTGTGGGGCGCCAAGGCGGCGGCGGGTATCGGCATCGACACCGCGAGCTGGGCCTACTGGTCGACCAAGGCGAATGCCGCGGCACTGGCCGCGCCGATCACGCAGGACAAGACTTCGGTGATGGATATCGGCATCGTGCTCGGTGCGATGGCGGCGGCGGCGCTGGCAGGGCGCTACGCACCGGTGTGGCGCTTGCCGCGGCGCTCGCTGGTGGCGGCGGTGGTGGGCGGCCTGCTGCTTGGCTTCGGCGC
Above is a genomic segment from Massilia sp. H6 containing:
- a CDS encoding YeeE/YedE family protein, yielding MIPPASPILARSAAINPKPLALSLVFIVLGAWYLAQAASWRQSALFVVGALLGLALYHAAFGFTSAWRVFIADGRGAGLRAQMLMLAVGVALFFPALAVGSLFGTPVSGLVSPAGTSVIVGAFIFGIGMQLGGGCASGTLYTVGGGSTRMIVTLIFFIVGSVIGTAYMPFWTSLPQLAPISMVSSLGLAPALALNWGIFALIAVVTIVVEKRRHGQLVAAHVQPPHASPWLHGPWPLAAGALALVLLNFATLALSGKPWGVTSAFALWGAKAAAGIGIDTASWAYWSTKANAAALAAPITQDKTSVMDIGIVLGAMAAAALAGRYAPVWRLPRRSLVAAVVGGLLLGFGARLAYGCNIGAYFSGIVSGSLHGWLWLVAAFIGNVAGTRLRPLFGLEVERLKPTAC